Proteins from a genomic interval of Actinomycetota bacterium:
- a CDS encoding NlpC/P60 family protein: protein ALSQVGDPYSFSANPPSSWDCSKLTTAAWRQSGVGLTPLSYAQWDQTKRVPVSDIRPGDLVFYFGSGAHHVAIYIGGGKMVSASNPSDDVEIIDFLGPWYRERFSGVGRVI, encoded by the coding sequence CGCACTTTCCCAAGTTGGGGATCCATACTCGTTCAGTGCCAATCCGCCCAGTTCATGGGATTGTTCCAAATTGACCACTGCAGCCTGGCGACAATCGGGAGTAGGGCTTACCCCACTCAGCTATGCGCAATGGGACCAGACCAAACGCGTCCCAGTCAGCGATATCAGACCTGGTGACCTGGTGTTCTACTTTGGGTCTGGCGCACACCACGTGGCCATCTACATAGGCGGCGGAAAAATGGTGAGCGCCTCCAACCCTTCTGATGACGTGGAGATCATTGACTTCCTGGGCCCCTGGTACCGCGAAAGGTTCAGCGGCGTAGGCCGAGTCATCTAG
- a CDS encoding DUF305 domain-containing protein gives MKITRSLIVGGAVVALVGLLAGCSGASSSAPIGGQSSSTASSGLTDSASVGSADDIAFVQLMIPHHQQAMTMADLALAKASTSEVRLLAKQIKAAQSPEIATMAQWLTDWDAPILPPSSPSGHEMGNMADPRSSGMMSDEELSLLLKSTGSAFDQMWLQMMIAHHQGAIMMADQVLESTTNLDVRDLAQMVIEGQTAEITTMQELLSE, from the coding sequence ATGAAGATCACTCGTAGCTTGATTGTTGGAGGAGCAGTTGTCGCTCTGGTTGGGCTGCTGGCGGGCTGTAGCGGGGCCTCGTCGTCGGCGCCAATTGGCGGCCAATCAAGTTCTACTGCATCTTCTGGCCTAACCGATTCGGCAAGCGTGGGATCAGCTGATGACATTGCCTTTGTGCAACTGATGATCCCTCACCATCAGCAAGCCATGACAATGGCAGATCTGGCACTGGCGAAAGCCTCGACATCTGAAGTTCGCTTGCTGGCCAAGCAAATCAAAGCGGCGCAGTCACCCGAGATCGCCACGATGGCTCAATGGTTGACCGATTGGGACGCACCGATTTTGCCGCCCAGCAGCCCGTCAGGACATGAGATGGGCAACATGGCTGACCCGAGGTCTTCGGGCATGATGAGCGACGAGGAACTATCACTATTGTTGAAGTCAACAGGCTCGGCTTTTGATCAGATGTGGTTGCAAATGATGATTGCGCACCACCAAGGCGCCATCATGATGGCAGACCAAGTGCTCGAGTCCACGACGAACCTAGACGTGCGTGATCTCGCGCAAATGGTCATTGAAGGACAGACCGCGGAGATCACTACGATGCAAGAACTCTTGTCCGAGTGA